In a genomic window of Canis lupus familiaris isolate Mischka breed German Shepherd chromosome 28, alternate assembly UU_Cfam_GSD_1.0, whole genome shotgun sequence:
- the NPS gene encoding neuropeptide S, whose product MTFLLLNFPGIKGSPKEDLTVSVRNLARKPLICRDFGKSKMISSLKFSLILLLLSSTMHVIWCYPVSSSKVSGKSDYFLILLNTCPTRMDRSEGLDFLKPIFKKTLMKRSFRNGVGTGMKKTSFRRAKS is encoded by the exons ATGACATTTTTACTTCTGAACTTTCCTGGTATAAAAGGGTCACCCAAGGAGGATCTGACAGTAAGTGTGAGGAATTTGGCAAGAAAACCACTGATCTGCAGAGATTTTGGAAAATCCAAAATGATTAG CTCATTAAAATTCAGCCTCATTCTACTTCTGCTGAGTTCTACAATGCATGTGATCTGGTGTTATCCAGTTTCATCTTCTAAG GTGTCTGgaaaatctgattattttctcATCCTGCTGAACACCTGCCCAACCAGGATGGACAGAAGCGAGGGACTAGATTTTCTAAAGCCAATTTTCAAGAAGACGCTTATGAAAAGGTCCTTTCGCAATGGAGTTGGCACAGGGATGAAAAAAACTTCCTTTCGAAGAGCAAAATCATGA